The genomic stretch TCTTGCAGGGAGCAGTAAACACCCCGTATGGAGTCCTCCGTCCTGCGGAGAGAAGCGAGGATGGAGAATGTTTTAGCGAGAGGTGGTGAATCGTCGGTCTGACTCGTAAGGTATCCACCTGGAGATTAATCGAGGTACTAGTATCACGGCCCCACTACCTTTTCTGTGTCATGATAGACCTCTGTGAGTCTGTGAGTTTGTATACGAGGGGTATCTCCGGCCTCCCTTTCTTTGCGCTAATCTATATCAGTAATAGATCTACGGCAATTAGGCAGGTTGGGCTGTCCTATAATTGTCCTTCACCTCGCCTTCTATCTCAGGAAGAGAGATCAACGAAGTTGCCAATAGCCAAGTGCACATTCCTATCATATATGCACAGATGAATATATTACACACTACTCAAAATTCAAATCAACGCCTCGAAAAACAACACAACACCCCAGTCTTGCCCAAAAACCACAAAGCCCCGATAAACCGGAAAACCGACAGCGCAGAAGTAACCCAGAGAATAATCTTAAAATACCAGGCCGTACGACCTGTCGAGGAAGTCTAGCAGTTCTCATCAGCTCAAATTACCCATTGCAGGCTATGCCCAACATACCGTCAAGCAAAGATTCCTAATGCCTTCATTGTTGATACAAAGTGCCAGGAACGAGTTACTCAAAACCCATAGTAACACGAGATTCGTCCGAAAGCGTTTATACGAATCGTCTAAGTTGgcgtcttccttctcctcgggtGGATGCCATGGGGAAAGAGCTCGTTTGACTGTGAACTCAAATTGAGTATCGATATCTGCTTGAGGTTTGTCAAGCTCTTCGACGAAGTTTGTCTTTGCATCGGCCTTTTTGGTCTGAGCTGATGGGAGTGAGCCTGCTTGGTCGGATCCCTTGGTACCCCATGATACGTCGTGCCAGTTGCAGAAGGCGTAGACCATCAAGACGTTGATCGAGGAGGGCATTCCTAGAAAATAGGCCCATGAGGACGTGAGCATGTGCCATGGGTCAAGGTATAGAATGCTGGATAGGAAATATATCCCGTATGTTGAAACTAATGCGATCAGCACGAGTCCGCTGGTGGAAGTGAAAAACGATCCGATGAAACCTGCGACCCCGTCGTCTAAATTGAGGTCCAGATTCCCGCCGCTGAATGCCTGGGCGACAAGATAAAATGAGAGAACGAGGATGTAGAGttggacgatggagaagTAGATGAAGGATAGTGTGTATGCAACTTTCGATCTGAAAATTTGCTGTTAGTTCACCAAAGTAAAAAACCAGTTGCACGCAATGTTGAATGAAATCTTACCCCTTCGGTCGATTACCAAGAGCAAGGATGTACTGGAGCatgaggaagacaagataAGAGATCTTGACGAAGTTGTTAACGACAGGAGTCGCGTCATTCCCAAATGGCCagcccttgttcttgtttgttgCGCTTGGTGTCCCAACAATATCCATAATGACAGAATTGGTCAGCCAGTAGGATGCTACAGCAGGTTAGCCCTCATAGTAGCGTCAAGAGTCCGATATAGCCCAACCTACCGAGGGAGAACCATGTCATGATGAGTTGGCAGATGTTGTAAAGTAACTGGACATGAAGAGCAACCAAGCGAAGGATATTATGCCCACTCTTGTAGATGCGATTGAAATGCATAACTGAATATAGACTTGCCGCGAAGGAGCCATTGAGCCAGCGTCGTCTTTGGCTCAGAAACTCTGCGGCACCTATCGAAATCAGCACTCGTGCAATTTGGCATCAGACTACAATGCCCGTCCTACCTTCTGGTACGTCTGTCTCCCCTTTGGAAGCTTTTACATATGTTAACGTCCACCTAGAGCCCGCCTTCGCAACAAGCTCAAAGCACAGAATGCGATCCTCAGCCAAGAACATATTCTTTTTGAATATATTCATTCCTTCGATCCCTTTCTTGCCTAGTTTTTGAGACAACGTATGGTCCCCATGAAAGTACTGCTCCAAAGGCCGACCCATTATAGCTCGGTACCGGTAAGCAGAGAACGCGCCTGGTAGAACACTAACATAGCCAAACGCGCTTTCCAAAGGCTTATCCAAGATATTTGATATCTTATATTCAAAGTTCTGCGCAGCCACTAGAGGATTCAGGAGTTTCTCCCAGCGTTGGCCGAGCAGGGCATGGATCTCACCACATGCTCCTCCGAGGTTCTTGTTATTGTAGAATGCCTCCCAGAGAGCAAGTAGAGATTTATGCCCTGGCTTCGTGCCGGCGTCGATCAAGATAACGACCTCAGGGTTTAATAATCTGCCAAACGCATTGAATAGCCATCGGTGTGAGTTGATCTTTTTGCTATTTTGCTGCTTTAGACAGAATATCGTCTGGACCGGTGGCAGGGTGGTTGGCTCTTCACCGTGAGGACGAATCAACTGTTGTGATGGCGTAATTGACAGTTGAGTTGTGTATTCGAACTAATAATCATCAATAAATAGCGCGAGATAGAGAGTACCATGGAGAGTAACGAACAATATGGGCAACAGTCTCTCTACCATCCACATCGTGCTTCATGATTCCATCCTGGTAGACACCAACGGTGGCCAGGACATCAAGCGTATTTTTATCACAAGGATCAATACCATCGAAGACAAGACAAACGACGATTTTCTGCCAGGCTGGCCCTCCTTTATTCCAGAATTCTGTTTTCTTGAGATTGACGATTTCACGAATATTTTGCATCACGCCGTGCAGTGTTCGCGCCGTCAGCACTTTATCCTCGTTGTAGTAGGTAATGGCAATAAGCAATTCTGTTGACCTGTTATACATGGAAGCTCGTAGGTTGTATCCATTACGTAGGGTGAACTCGTCAGGGTCGCAGGTAGCTGCCGTATCTGTGATCCGTTAGGTTTCTAATACTGCGTTGAAATAAATGCTTACATCTAAGGTGTGTGAACTCTTCAGTAAAGCCTTCCCCAGCGTCACGGTATTTTGGCTGGATAGCGTTTCGGATAGCGCTAGGTACGGGATAATCTACGCTCAGGACGCTGCCTTGGACCAAGTTAATCCTTCGGGTAGGGTATCGACGAAGGGCACTGGGCGCTGGAGTTTGGCGTTGTCGCCATGAGTCCGGTGCTGAAGCATCATCTGCGTGTGCGAAGGTTTGAGGTGAGGTAAACGGATCTCTGCTAATTGACTGAGGACTTCGTGGATGACTGGACTGCCTCTTCGTACTAGGACTTCGTAAAGAAAGCTGCTCGGGTATCTCATAGCTGAACGGCTGCGATTCAGGCTCATAGGCAGGATATGGAAGTCCCAAAGGAACCGAATGTAGTAAAGACTCCGCATGTTCACCGTGATATAGTCGGTCTTCCCGATCATACCTTTCCTGAAAAAACAATTGAGTGTCAGAAGGCTGCCACATCTTCGAGCAGACCAAACCATATCCTCAAGTGCTTAAGACTTACAGTAGGCGAGCGGCCATTGCCCATTGGCGGACTATTCTCAGTAAATTCTCGGGAGTATACTGATTGATCTGATTGCCCAAACTGGTTATCCATGATTTTGCCGTTCTATAGTGATATGGGAGGGTAGGCAAGTTTGAGTGTCATCTAATTACACAGGCTATAGtttctctatatctctaGCCCTAGCTTACGAGACAAATTAGGTAAGAAGGAAAGTGCTCTAAGAAACAATAGCATCAATAATGTGTGCTGAGAGTGCTACTAGCCTAACTACTGATAATTATGGGCAATGGTACTGTTGTAGTTAGGGTTTGGCCAAGGGCACTGTGGGGCCGCGATGGGAATCATTCTGGAAGCAGATAAAAATAGTCGGCGATACTCTTCATTTTCCGAGCCCCGGCTTTTCCACCACTTTAGACCGAGAGATGAAGGACGAAAAAATCTCTGAACGTTGCACGCCGGCTGAAACTGGTCGCTACTTACTTCCCCGAGCGCAGCTCCAGTTCCTCGGAACAAGCGAGACTGGTGCAGTATCAGAGACACTTTGGTCATGGAAATTTCCTGTCAGCTCGGCGTTGGTTGCTATATGTGCTTCGTATTCATCTATGTAAACCGTTAAAACGAGCATCACTATTCAAGTCATAAGTACAGTCTCTTAACCCTACCAGATCAAGATTCAAGAACCAGACCAAGAAACCTATTCTGATTGCCGGGACTTTGGCACTTTGACTGTCTGTGCGAATTTCAGACTTCCCCTTATCAATTACACAACATATTTCAGATTTACTTGGCTGAAGATCGGGAATGGATCTCCAAATACGACTCAATCAGGAAAGGGGAGCTTACACAGAAAAAGACACTGTGTCTggccagctcttcctccgtAACAAGGCGCCGGTCAATATCTCAACTATTACAGTCAAGTTATCTGGGATAGCAACATCACGACTAGACTCTGGGAAATATATCGAGTCCCATCAGGTACGTCTGCCGAGATTCACAAGTGATAGCCGTTTCTTAACGCCCTCATGTGCAGTTATTTCAAAGGTTTCAAAATGTTTTCCCACCTCAGAAGATGACGGAGACATCCCTTTCTAAAAGCCTAACTGTCGGCCCTGGGACGCacatctttcctttctccctcaCGGTATGCTTTACTACCTCTAACGACATGCAGATCACTGGACTCTTCTCTCATACATGTTTCGCGTTCTTCTAGTTTCCTTCAACATCCGAATGTCATAAAATCAGTCTAGATGAAACGAAACCAAACCCGTCTTGCACGGGGTTTCTATATCGGAAGAACAAAACCCACCATCTCTTACGAAGGCTTCCACCCTCGACTGGAGACACTCTATCGCCTTGGGAGGCCAGGTACTTTCT from Aspergillus oryzae RIB40 DNA, chromosome 1 encodes the following:
- a CDS encoding uncharacterized protein (chitin synthase/hyaluronan synthase (glycosyltransferases)); its protein translation is MTWFSLASYWLTNSVIMDIVGTPSATNKNKGWPFGNDATPVVNNFVKISYLVFLMLQYILALGNRPKGSKVAYTLSFIYFSIVQLYILVLSFYLVAQAFSGGNLDLNLDDGVAGFIGSFFTSTSGLVLIALVSTYGIYFLSSILYLDPWHMLTSSWAYFLGMPSSINVLMVYAFCNWHDVSWGTKGSDQAGSLPSAQTKKADAKTNFVEELDKPQADIDTQFEFTVKRALSPWHPPEEKEDANLDDSYKRFRTNLVLLWVLSNSFLALCINNEGIRNLCLTVVRPGILRLFSGLLLRCRFSGLSGLCGFWARLGCCVVFRGVDLNFE
- a CDS encoding uncharacterized protein (chitin synthase/hyaluronan synthase (glycosyltransferases)); this translates as MDNQFGQSDQSVYSREFTENSPPMGNGRSPTERYDREDRLYHGEHAESLLHSVPLGLPYPAYEPESQPFSYEIPEQLSLRSPSTKRQSSHPRSPQSISRDPFTSPQTFAHADDASAPDSWRQRQTPAPSALRRYPTRRINLVQGSVLSVDYPVPSAIRNAIQPKYRDAGEGFTEEFTHLRYTAATCDPDEFTLRNGYNLRASMYNRSTELLIAITYYNEDKVLTARTLHGVMQNIREIVNLKKTEFWNKGGPAWQKIVVCLVFDGIDPCDKNTLDVLATVGVYQDGIMKHDVDGRETVAHIFEYTTQLSITPSQQLIRPHGEEPTTLPPVQTIFCLKQQNSKKINSHRWLFNAFGRLLNPEVVILIDAGTKPGHKSLLALWEAFYNNKNLGGACGEIHALLGQRWEKLLNPLVAAQNFEYKISNILDKPLESAFGYARSLLTGTEL